The following are from one region of the Plasmodium gaboni strain SY75 chromosome 12, whole genome shotgun sequence genome:
- a CDS encoding putative COPI associated protein — protein sequence MALFFTDLPNFSLRFLSMIS from the coding sequence ATGGCACTTTTTTTTACCGATTTACCAAACTTCAGTTTGAGGTTTTTATCAATGATATCAG